One window of the Sphaerochaeta associata genome contains the following:
- a CDS encoding amidohydrolase family protein: protein MQWRECKNGVFGFVVVATLLMTSCFSGPKAARLDLPRPKQRPAAQAFVHATVIPMTEPDTVIENCVVIVEDKTIVYVGTDYERIPLTADIVDCSGMWIVPGLADAHVHLLFNALDPLLFLANGVTSVRNMASLTEGGRTDKRFAFSDHLELRDAIRNGQVLSPWIYQASPIHETRKGAYFDRSLYMNTHSAEAGKLAVEMADEAGFDYFKIYNKLGTSAFYSIAEETKSIGLPVVGHVPHEVPLQAVLEGSLMHSIEHLTGYINPFGELKISPDRLDEIAARTREAGIWNVPTLEVWKHVVRPERIDAIEADRWTGYIPRANRSIWTRSIKSFSTLIKKNVKGYEILPSEHIEDFELIVKALIKAKAPIAAGTDSGTLNVVAGSSLHKELGSLVALGMSPWEALASATIRAAECLKAENEFGSIQAGLRADLLVLGGNPLEDVAHLGDIELIVVQGVPYTQQELVSLLDSLVPENNL, encoded by the coding sequence ATGCAATGGAGAGAATGTAAGAATGGCGTGTTTGGCTTTGTTGTCGTTGCAACTTTGCTGATGACTTCTTGTTTTTCAGGACCCAAGGCTGCTCGCCTGGACCTTCCAAGGCCGAAGCAACGGCCTGCTGCCCAGGCGTTCGTTCATGCAACCGTGATTCCCATGACCGAACCAGACACAGTCATTGAGAATTGCGTTGTTATCGTCGAAGACAAAACAATCGTCTATGTAGGTACCGACTATGAACGGATACCTTTGACTGCAGATATTGTCGATTGTTCGGGTATGTGGATAGTCCCGGGTCTTGCTGATGCCCACGTACATCTGCTGTTCAATGCATTGGACCCCCTGCTGTTTCTTGCCAACGGCGTAACGTCGGTGCGCAATATGGCCTCCCTGACAGAGGGGGGTCGAACGGACAAGCGATTTGCCTTCAGCGACCATCTCGAGCTTCGTGATGCAATCCGCAATGGACAGGTGCTCTCTCCTTGGATCTACCAGGCAAGTCCCATCCATGAGACAAGAAAAGGGGCCTACTTCGATCGATCACTCTATATGAACACCCATTCGGCCGAGGCAGGAAAGCTTGCCGTTGAAATGGCCGATGAGGCTGGTTTTGACTATTTCAAGATTTACAACAAGCTTGGCACCTCTGCATTCTACAGCATCGCAGAAGAGACGAAGAGTATCGGGCTACCGGTGGTGGGCCATGTTCCGCATGAAGTACCGCTTCAAGCAGTGCTCGAAGGCTCGTTGATGCATTCAATCGAGCATCTCACTGGATACATCAATCCATTCGGAGAGTTGAAGATCAGCCCCGACAGGCTCGATGAGATCGCCGCCCGCACGAGAGAAGCCGGTATTTGGAACGTCCCCACCCTGGAGGTGTGGAAGCATGTTGTAAGGCCTGAGCGTATCGATGCCATCGAGGCAGATCGATGGACAGGGTATATTCCAAGGGCTAATCGCAGCATCTGGACACGTTCCATCAAGTCATTTTCCACCCTTATCAAGAAGAATGTTAAGGGATATGAGATTCTGCCTTCGGAGCATATCGAGGATTTTGAGCTGATCGTGAAAGCCCTTATCAAGGCCAAGGCTCCGATTGCAGCAGGCACCGACAGCGGAACGCTGAACGTGGTCGCAGGCTCTTCGCTGCACAAGGAGTTGGGTTCATTGGTTGCATTGGGTATGAGTCCATGGGAAGCGTTGGCGTCAGCTACGATTCGTGCAGCAGAATGCCTTAAGGCAGAGAATGAATTCGGTTCAATCCAAGCAGGACTTCGCGCCGATTTGCTGGTGCTGGGCGGCAATCCCCTTGAGGATGTTGCACACCTTGGTGATATCGAACTGATTGTCGTCCAAGGTGTGCCATACACGCAACAA